One part of the uncultured Bacteroides sp. genome encodes these proteins:
- a CDS encoding RNA polymerase sigma factor: MRIFRSYRQDTDEELMRRVSRNDTTAFEEIYTRYAKRMQGFFIRMLGYDIAKAEDFTQELFLKVYENRSAYEEGRTFSSWAFSMAYNLCKNEYRHREVVETHELEQNYDSDTTEEPAFEKMYDRAVFENQLSISLTKLPADQLAAFTLRYNEELSVSEIARILDCPEGTVKSRLHYALRSLSQSLSMYNPIKP, translated from the coding sequence ATGAGGATATTTCGCTCATACAGACAAGATACTGACGAAGAGTTGATGCGAAGGGTTTCCCGAAATGATACCACTGCTTTCGAGGAAATATACACCCGCTATGCTAAACGTATGCAAGGATTCTTTATCCGTATGCTTGGATATGATATTGCTAAAGCAGAGGACTTTACACAGGAATTGTTTCTTAAAGTTTACGAAAACAGAAGCGCCTACGAAGAAGGAAGAACTTTCTCTTCGTGGGCTTTCTCAATGGCATATAATCTGTGTAAGAATGAATACAGACACCGGGAGGTTGTTGAAACCCACGAGCTGGAACAGAATTATGATTCGGACACCACAGAGGAACCTGCTTTTGAAAAAATGTACGATAGGGCTGTTTTCGAAAACCAGCTGAGTATTTCTCTCACAAAATTGCCTGCCGATCAGTTGGCTGCCTTTACTCTCAGGTATAATGAAGAGCTATCAGTTTCCGAGATTGCACGGATACTCGATTGTCCGGAGGGAACAGTTAAGTCGAGATTGCACTATGCATTGCGTAGTCTTTCTCAATCTCTATCAATGTATAATCCAATAAAACCATAA
- the deoC gene encoding deoxyribose-phosphate aldolase: MEYKEDEKSKYEVVLNKYNTDLSDNDIQAKVAAIIEKKVPENDTVEVKKLLFNCLDLTTLNTTDSEESVMKFTEKVNQFDEEFGDLDNVAAICVYPNMAEVVHDTLEIDKVQIAVVSGGFPSSQTFIEVKIAETAMAIMGGANEIDIVISVGKFLSGDYETMCDEIQEIKDTCKDNKLKVILETGALGSATNIKKASILSMYSGADFIKTSTGKQQPAATPEAAYVMCEAIKEYYEETGNKIGFKPAGGLNTIKDAIIYYSIVKEVLGHEWLNNELFRLGTSRLANLLLSDIKGKEIKFF, from the coding sequence ATGGAATATAAAGAAGACGAAAAAAGTAAGTATGAAGTTGTGCTAAACAAGTACAACACTGATCTTAGCGATAATGATATCCAGGCTAAAGTAGCTGCAATTATTGAGAAAAAAGTGCCAGAAAACGACACCGTTGAAGTTAAAAAACTCCTTTTCAATTGCCTTGATTTGACAACTCTCAACACCACTGACAGTGAAGAAAGCGTGATGAAATTCACAGAAAAAGTCAATCAGTTTGATGAAGAATTCGGAGATTTGGACAATGTTGCTGCCATCTGTGTTTACCCCAATATGGCAGAAGTTGTACATGATACATTAGAGATTGACAAGGTTCAGATAGCTGTCGTAAGCGGAGGATTCCCATCATCACAAACCTTTATCGAGGTTAAAATTGCCGAAACAGCAATGGCCATTATGGGTGGTGCCAACGAGATTGATATTGTAATATCAGTTGGTAAATTCCTAAGTGGTGACTATGAAACCATGTGCGATGAAATACAGGAAATAAAAGATACCTGCAAGGATAATAAGCTCAAAGTAATCCTCGAAACAGGAGCCCTTGGAAGCGCTACAAACATCAAAAAAGCCTCTATCCTATCCATGTATTCAGGTGCCGATTTTATTAAGACATCAACCGGTAAGCAACAACCTGCCGCAACGCCAGAAGCAGCTTATGTTATGTGTGAAGCCATAAAGGAATACTACGAAGAAACAGGTAACAAAATCGGTTTTAAGCCCGCTGGAGGCCTTAATACAATAAAAGACGCTATCATCTATTACTCGATAGTAAAAGAAGTTCTGGGCCATGAATGGCTAAATAACGAGCTATTCCGTTTAGGAACCAGTCGTCTTGCGAATCTGTTATTATCTGATATCAAAGGAAAAGAAATCAAATTCTTTTAG
- a CDS encoding pyridoxamine 5'-phosphate oxidase family protein: MELAEKLKEVLGIIESLETVYLSTIDQNGYPSTRAMLNLRNKKQYPHLVPMYAKESNEFTIYLTTNTSSAKIKEIENNSKAALYFCKPESFTGIMFQGNIQVVTSKEFKHNAWMKGWELYYPGGVESEDFAMLRFVPFSFKTYSDFQVQTEKID; encoded by the coding sequence ATGGAACTAGCAGAAAAACTGAAAGAAGTACTCGGAATTATAGAATCTTTAGAGACTGTTTACTTGTCTACAATTGATCAGAATGGATATCCATCAACTCGCGCCATGCTGAATTTGAGGAACAAAAAGCAGTACCCTCACCTTGTTCCGATGTATGCAAAAGAATCAAATGAATTTACTATCTATCTTACTACCAATACTTCTTCTGCAAAGATTAAGGAGATTGAGAATAACAGCAAGGCTGCTCTTTACTTCTGTAAACCGGAATCCTTTACTGGAATCATGTTTCAGGGGAATATTCAGGTTGTTACAAGCAAGGAATTCAAGCATAATGCATGGATGAAAGGATGGGAGCTCTATTATCCGGGAGGTGTTGAATCAGAAGATTTTGCCATGCTTAGGTTCGTACCATTCAGCTTTAAAACTTATTCAGACTTTCAGGTTCAGACTGAAAAAATAGACTAA
- a CDS encoding polyprenyl synthetase family protein — protein MDRLSQIKSPVISDLEQFKELFNSSLDNSNPLLQEVLSHIKQRGGKRMRPILVLLIARLFGKVTSSTLHAAVSLELLHTASLVHDDVVDESSERRGQASVNAVYNNKISILVGDYLLATCLYQAAFSSNIEIIKVVSQLGQDLSEGELLQLSNVSNIEISEPVYFDIIRKKTAALFSACTKTAALSSGVGAKEVEIARLFGEYIGICFQIKDDIFDYYDDREVGKPTGNDMREGKLTLPAIYAINNSDNADIKALAVKIKSGSSSDSEIKEMIDYVKNNGGIEYATKVMMDYHAKALQLIDSFPESEIKSSLTSYLDYVVDRTK, from the coding sequence ATGGACAGATTATCTCAGATTAAGTCTCCTGTTATTTCAGATCTGGAGCAGTTTAAAGAGCTCTTTAATAGTTCATTGGATAACTCAAATCCTTTGTTGCAAGAGGTACTTTCTCATATTAAACAACGGGGAGGAAAGAGGATGCGTCCTATTTTGGTTCTTCTTATTGCTAGATTATTTGGAAAAGTAACTTCGTCTACACTTCATGCTGCAGTTTCTTTGGAACTGCTTCACACAGCCAGTTTGGTGCATGATGATGTTGTTGATGAAAGTTCAGAGCGTAGGGGACAGGCTTCTGTTAATGCGGTATACAATAACAAGATATCTATTTTAGTTGGCGATTATTTATTGGCAACTTGTCTTTATCAGGCTGCATTTTCTTCTAATATTGAGATTATTAAGGTCGTTTCTCAACTCGGCCAGGATCTGTCGGAAGGTGAGCTTCTTCAGCTTTCAAATGTCAGCAATATTGAAATTTCCGAACCTGTTTACTTTGATATTATCCGTAAAAAAACCGCTGCGCTGTTTTCTGCTTGCACTAAAACTGCTGCTTTATCTTCGGGTGTAGGTGCTAAAGAGGTGGAAATTGCAAGATTATTTGGCGAATACATCGGCATTTGCTTTCAAATAAAGGATGATATATTCGATTATTATGATGACAGGGAGGTGGGAAAACCAACCGGAAATGATATGCGAGAAGGCAAATTAACTCTTCCTGCTATTTATGCGATTAATAATAGTGACAATGCTGATATTAAGGCATTGGCTGTTAAGATAAAATCAGGATCTTCTTCTGATTCTGAGATAAAAGAAATGATTGATTATGTAAAGAATAACGGTGGAATTGAATATGCTACTAAAGTTATGATGGATTATCATGCTAAAGCTCTTCAGTTGATTGATTCTTTCCCTGAAAGTGAGATCAAATCTTCGCTTACTTCTTATTTGGATTATGTGGTTGACCGAACAAAATAG
- the uvrC gene encoding excinuclease ABC subunit UvrC — MEPQELNTSDYLKGIVSNLPEKPGIYQYLNSEGTIIYVGKAKNLKRRVYSYFSKEHEPGKTRILVSKIADISYIVVNTEEDALLLENNLIKKYKPRYNVLLKDDKTYPSICVSNEYFPRVYKTRRIVRDGSTYYGPYSHSPSMHALLDLVKHLYPIRTCHLNLTPENIRAGKFKVCLEYHIKNCAGPCVGLMAHDEYLKNIAEVKEILKGNTQEISKALFDKMQELASELKFEEAHKIKEKYELIENYRAKSEVVSSILHNIDVFSIADDDKSAFINYLHITNGSINQAFTFEYKKRLNETTEELLSLGIIEMRERYKSLSKEIIVPFEMDIELNGVAFTVPQRGDKKKLLELSQMNVKQYKVDRLKQAEKLNPEQRSIRIMKKMQSDFHMKELPMYIECFDNSNIQGAYPVASCVVFKKAKPSKKDYRHFNIKTVEGPNDFASMEEIVYRRYKRLLDEEQPLPQLVIVDGGKGQLSSAQKIFTELNLTGRITLIGIAKKLEEIFFPGDPYPLYLDKNSESLKVIQHLRDEAHRFGITFHRNKRSKGQTKSALDELKGIGEKTKTALLKEFKSVKRIQEASFEEVSAIVGEAKAKIIHDNLRK, encoded by the coding sequence ATGGAGCCTCAGGAATTAAATACATCAGATTACTTAAAAGGAATTGTATCCAATCTCCCTGAAAAGCCTGGTATTTACCAGTATTTAAATTCTGAAGGCACCATTATTTATGTTGGAAAGGCCAAAAACCTAAAAAGAAGGGTTTATTCTTACTTTAGCAAGGAACACGAACCCGGAAAAACCCGAATACTTGTCAGCAAAATAGCTGATATTAGCTACATCGTAGTAAATACAGAAGAAGATGCATTGCTACTGGAGAATAATCTTATCAAGAAATACAAGCCTAGATATAATGTTCTCCTGAAAGACGATAAAACTTATCCGTCTATTTGCGTAAGCAATGAATATTTCCCCAGAGTATATAAAACAAGAAGAATCGTCCGTGATGGTTCTACTTATTACGGCCCTTACAGCCATTCACCTTCAATGCATGCGCTTTTAGACCTCGTAAAGCACTTATACCCCATCAGAACTTGCCATTTAAACCTCACACCCGAAAATATTCGTGCTGGTAAATTTAAAGTCTGCCTGGAATATCACATTAAAAATTGTGCAGGCCCTTGCGTTGGTTTAATGGCACACGACGAATATCTGAAGAACATTGCAGAGGTTAAAGAGATTCTGAAAGGGAATACGCAGGAAATAAGCAAGGCTTTATTCGATAAAATGCAGGAATTAGCTTCCGAACTTAAGTTTGAAGAGGCACATAAAATAAAAGAGAAATATGAATTAATAGAGAATTACCGCGCAAAATCGGAAGTTGTTAGTTCTATTCTTCATAATATCGACGTATTCTCTATTGCAGACGACGATAAATCGGCCTTTATAAACTACCTGCACATTACAAACGGAAGCATAAATCAGGCATTTACTTTCGAGTATAAAAAACGCTTGAATGAAACAACTGAAGAGCTTTTATCTCTCGGTATTATCGAAATGCGCGAAAGATACAAAAGTCTCTCCAAAGAAATTATCGTTCCTTTTGAAATGGATATAGAGCTTAACGGTGTAGCATTTACTGTTCCACAGCGAGGAGATAAAAAGAAACTGCTGGAGCTGTCACAGATGAACGTTAAGCAATACAAAGTAGACCGATTAAAACAGGCTGAAAAGCTTAATCCGGAGCAGCGAAGCATCAGGATTATGAAAAAAATGCAGAGCGATTTCCACATGAAGGAGCTTCCAATGTACATAGAATGCTTCGATAACTCTAATATTCAGGGCGCATATCCGGTTGCATCGTGCGTTGTTTTCAAAAAAGCCAAGCCTTCAAAGAAAGATTATCGCCATTTCAACATAAAAACCGTAGAAGGGCCTAACGACTTCGCCTCAATGGAGGAGATTGTTTACAGGCGATATAAGCGATTATTAGACGAAGAGCAACCTTTGCCTCAGTTAGTCATCGTAGACGGCGGTAAAGGACAATTAAGCTCGGCACAGAAGATATTCACCGAACTTAATCTAACCGGGCGTATTACGCTGATTGGTATAGCCAAAAAACTGGAAGAAATATTCTTTCCGGGCGATCCCTACCCTCTTTACCTCGATAAAAACTCAGAAAGTCTGAAAGTAATTCAGCATCTACGTGACGAAGCTCACCGTTTTGGTATTACTTTCCACCGAAATAAACGTAGCAAAGGGCAAACTAAATCGGCCTTAGACGAGCTAAAAGGCATCGGAGAAAAGACTAAAACCGCACTTTTAAAGGAATTCAAGAGTGTAAAACGCATTCAGGAGGCATCGTTTGAAGAAGTTTCGGCCATCGTTGGCGAAGCTAAAGCCAAAATTATACACGATAACCTACGTAAATAA
- a CDS encoding nucleotide pyrophosphohydrolase — protein sequence MTLEEAQKEVDNWIKTYGVRYFSELTNMAVLTEEVGELARLMARKYGDQSFKEGEECNLADEMTDVLWVLICLANQTGVDLTEAFKRNLEKKTKRDNERHINNPKLTSNGI from the coding sequence ATGACACTCGAAGAAGCACAAAAAGAGGTTGATAACTGGATCAAAACATACGGAGTGCGCTACTTCAGCGAGCTCACAAATATGGCTGTTCTTACCGAAGAAGTGGGCGAATTGGCTAGATTGATGGCACGCAAATATGGAGATCAGTCATTCAAAGAGGGCGAAGAATGCAACCTTGCCGATGAAATGACGGACGTACTTTGGGTACTTATCTGCCTGGCAAATCAGACAGGTGTAGACCTTACCGAGGCTTTTAAAAGAAACCTCGAAAAGAAGACAAAAAGAGATAACGAAAGACATATAAACAATCCTAAACTGACAAGTAATGGAATATAA
- the polA gene encoding DNA polymerase I has translation MNQTDKLFLLDAYALIYRAYYAFIKSPRINSKGFNTSAILGFVNTLEELLNKENPTHIGVAFDPSGPTFRHEAFEQYKAHREETPEAIRLAVPIIKDIIRAYRIPILEVSGFEADDVIGTLATEAGKKGITTYMMTPDKDYGQLVSENVFMYRPKYGDKEFEVLGVEEVKSKYEISSPTQVIDLLGLMGDSSDNIPGCPGVGEKTAQKLIAQFGSIENMLENTDELKGALKTKVETNKEMITFSKFLATIKIDVPIELKMDELVREEPNEDELRKIFEELEFRTLIDRIFKKEKKQVNEAPQQGDLFGFFTPVGQVEEKYSNLTGLEELNYDYQLIDNEEKRADFIQNILTFNIVSLDTETTGTDPISAELVGMSFSVAENQAYYIPVPAKREEALKIVNELRPVFENENSVKVGQNMKYDMLVLQNYGVEVKGKLFDTMVAHYVLQPELRHGMDYLAEIYLNYKTIHIDELIGPKGKNQKNMRDLPPEQVYKYACEDADVTLKLKNKLEKELKENGIEDLFYNIEMPLVPVLAYIERNGMKLDLGALKQTSEDFTTRMGNIENEIYSLAGMEFNISSPKQVGEVLFEKLKVVEKAKKTKTGQYSTSEDVLESLRSKHPVVEKILDYRGLKKLLSTYVDSLPQLIDPITGKIHTSFNQTVTATGRLSSSNPNLQNIPVRDEDGKEIRKAFIPDEDCLFFSADYSQIELRIMAHLSEDKNMIDAFLSGYDIHASTAAKIYKIDISEVSKDMRRKAKTANFGIIYGISVFGLAERMGVDRKEAKELIDGYFETYPGVKEYMEKSIKVAKKNGYVETIFNRKRYLPDINSHNAVVRGYAERNAINAPIQGSAADIIKVAMINIYNRFKKENVQAKMILQVHDELNFSVPANEKELVEQIVIEEMERAYKMHVPLKADCGWGNNWLEAH, from the coding sequence ATGAATCAAACAGATAAATTGTTTCTTTTGGATGCTTATGCACTCATATATAGAGCATACTATGCATTTATTAAGAGCCCAAGAATTAACTCAAAAGGATTTAACACATCAGCCATTCTAGGTTTTGTAAACACGCTAGAAGAACTTTTAAATAAAGAAAATCCTACACATATTGGGGTTGCATTCGACCCTTCCGGACCAACTTTCAGACATGAAGCATTTGAACAATATAAAGCCCATCGTGAAGAAACACCCGAGGCTATCCGTTTAGCAGTTCCGATAATCAAAGATATAATTCGGGCTTATAGAATTCCAATTCTTGAAGTTTCAGGTTTTGAAGCAGACGATGTAATCGGGACTCTTGCTACCGAAGCCGGAAAAAAAGGAATCACAACTTACATGATGACTCCCGACAAAGATTATGGCCAATTGGTAAGTGAGAATGTTTTTATGTATCGCCCCAAATATGGAGATAAAGAATTTGAAGTTCTTGGAGTGGAAGAGGTAAAATCTAAATATGAAATCTCCTCTCCTACTCAAGTCATCGACTTACTTGGTTTGATGGGCGACTCTTCGGACAACATTCCGGGATGTCCGGGTGTTGGAGAAAAAACTGCTCAAAAGTTAATTGCCCAATTTGGTAGCATAGAAAATATGCTTGAAAATACTGATGAGTTAAAAGGTGCACTGAAAACAAAAGTTGAAACCAACAAAGAGATGATCACCTTCTCTAAATTTTTGGCAACTATTAAAATCGATGTTCCTATTGAATTGAAAATGGACGAACTTGTTCGTGAAGAACCAAACGAAGATGAACTGAGAAAAATTTTCGAGGAACTGGAATTCCGAACGCTAATTGACAGAATTTTCAAAAAAGAGAAAAAACAAGTAAATGAGGCTCCCCAGCAAGGTGATCTCTTTGGATTTTTCACGCCCGTTGGGCAAGTTGAGGAAAAATATTCAAATCTCACGGGTTTAGAAGAATTGAATTACGACTACCAACTAATTGATAATGAAGAGAAAAGAGCTGATTTTATACAAAATATACTTACATTTAATATCGTTAGTCTAGATACAGAAACCACTGGAACCGATCCAATCTCTGCAGAATTGGTGGGAATGAGTTTTAGTGTTGCCGAAAATCAAGCATACTACATACCAGTGCCTGCGAAAAGAGAGGAAGCTTTAAAAATTGTTAATGAGCTTCGACCGGTCTTCGAAAATGAAAATTCTGTCAAAGTTGGGCAGAACATGAAGTACGATATGCTTGTTCTCCAAAATTATGGAGTTGAAGTAAAAGGGAAACTTTTCGATACAATGGTAGCACATTACGTTCTTCAACCAGAACTTAGACATGGAATGGATTACCTTGCCGAAATTTACCTCAACTACAAAACAATTCACATTGATGAGCTAATCGGACCAAAAGGGAAAAATCAAAAGAACATGAGGGACCTCCCTCCCGAACAAGTTTACAAGTATGCTTGCGAAGATGCCGATGTGACTTTGAAATTAAAAAATAAACTTGAGAAAGAATTAAAGGAAAACGGTATTGAAGATTTGTTCTATAATATCGAGATGCCACTCGTTCCGGTTTTGGCATACATTGAAAGAAATGGAATGAAGTTAGATCTAGGTGCTCTTAAACAAACATCCGAAGATTTTACTACCAGAATGGGTAATATAGAAAATGAAATATATTCATTGGCCGGCATGGAGTTCAATATTAGTTCGCCCAAACAAGTAGGAGAAGTACTTTTCGAAAAACTGAAAGTTGTAGAAAAAGCCAAGAAAACTAAAACGGGACAATATTCTACCTCGGAAGATGTACTTGAAAGCCTGCGAAGCAAACACCCAGTTGTTGAAAAAATTCTCGACTATCGCGGATTAAAAAAACTATTGAGCACTTATGTTGATTCGCTTCCTCAGTTGATTGATCCTATAACAGGAAAAATACATACATCTTTCAACCAGACTGTAACAGCTACAGGCCGATTAAGTTCCAGCAATCCGAACCTTCAAAATATCCCAGTTCGTGATGAAGATGGTAAAGAGATTCGAAAAGCATTTATTCCGGATGAAGATTGCCTCTTCTTTTCTGCCGACTATTCTCAGATTGAGCTTAGAATTATGGCGCATCTAAGTGAAGACAAAAACATGATAGATGCTTTCCTTTCCGGTTATGACATTCATGCCTCAACAGCTGCAAAGATCTATAAAATAGATATTTCTGAAGTTTCAAAGGACATGCGCCGTAAGGCAAAAACAGCAAACTTCGGTATTATTTACGGAATATCAGTCTTCGGATTAGCTGAAAGAATGGGGGTTGACAGGAAAGAAGCCAAAGAACTTATCGATGGATATTTCGAAACTTATCCGGGCGTAAAGGAATATATGGAAAAAAGCATCAAGGTTGCAAAGAAGAACGGTTATGTTGAAACTATATTCAATCGCAAGCGTTACCTTCCTGACATAAATTCACACAATGCAGTTGTTCGTGGATATGCCGAAAGAAATGCAATCAATGCTCCTATTCAGGGAAGTGCAGCAGATATAATCAAGGTTGCAATGATCAATATTTATAACCGTTTCAAGAAAGAAAATGTACAGGCCAAGATGATTCTTCAGGTGCATGATGAATTGAACTTCAGTGTTCCTGCAAACGAGAAAGAACTTGTGGAACAAATCGTTATTGAAGAGATGGAAAGAGCCTACAAGATGCACGTTCCTTTGAAAGCCGACTGCGGTTGGGGCAATAACTGGCTCGAAGCGCACTGA
- the ychF gene encoding redox-regulated ATPase YchF codes for MALQCGIVGLPNVGKSTLFNCLSNAKAQSANFPFCTIEPNVGVITVPDERLNKLAELVHPNRVVPTTVEIVDIAGLVKGASKGEGLGNKFLANIRETDAIIHVLRCFDDDNVVHVDGNVNPIRDKEIIDYELQLKDLDTIDSRIQKVQKQAQTGGDKVAKMTYEVLHKYKEALEQGKSARTVTFETKDEIKISKELFLLTSKPVLYVCNVDEGSAVNGNKYVEMVREAIKDEDAQLLVVAAKIESEIAEFETFEEREMFLGEIGLTESGVARLIKTAYKLLNLETYFTVGVQEVRAWTYLKGSKAPQCAGVIHTDFEKGFIRAEVIKYHDFIEYGSEAAIKEAGKLGVEGKEYVVEDGDIMHFRFNV; via the coding sequence ATGGCTTTACAATGTGGTATCGTCGGCCTTCCTAACGTAGGAAAATCGACTCTTTTCAATTGCTTGTCTAACGCAAAGGCACAGTCTGCTAATTTCCCTTTTTGTACGATTGAACCTAACGTAGGTGTAATCACTGTTCCCGATGAACGTTTAAATAAACTTGCCGAGTTGGTTCACCCTAACCGCGTAGTACCTACCACAGTAGAAATTGTGGATATTGCCGGATTGGTAAAAGGTGCCAGTAAAGGTGAAGGATTAGGAAATAAATTCCTTGCAAACATCCGCGAAACTGATGCTATCATTCACGTTCTTCGCTGTTTCGACGACGATAACGTGGTGCATGTTGACGGAAATGTAAACCCTATTCGTGACAAAGAAATCATTGATTACGAACTTCAGCTGAAAGACCTTGATACTATTGACAGCCGCATTCAGAAAGTACAGAAACAGGCTCAAACAGGTGGCGATAAAGTTGCAAAGATGACTTATGAAGTGCTTCATAAGTACAAAGAGGCTTTGGAACAAGGCAAGTCGGCCCGTACAGTTACATTCGAAACAAAAGATGAAATAAAGATATCAAAAGAACTATTCCTGCTTACAAGTAAGCCGGTTCTTTACGTGTGCAACGTAGACGAAGGCAGTGCTGTAAACGGAAATAAGTACGTTGAAATGGTTCGTGAGGCAATTAAAGACGAAGATGCTCAGTTGCTTGTTGTAGCTGCCAAGATTGAATCGGAAATTGCTGAGTTCGAAACTTTCGAAGAACGCGAAATGTTCCTTGGAGAGATTGGATTAACAGAATCGGGCGTAGCCAGACTTATTAAAACTGCCTATAAACTGTTGAATCTGGAAACTTATTTCACAGTAGGTGTTCAGGAAGTTCGTGCATGGACTTACCTAAAAGGCAGCAAGGCTCCTCAATGCGCCGGTGTAATTCATACCGACTTCGAAAAAGGATTTATCCGTGCAGAGGTAATTAAATACCATGACTTCATTGAATATGGCTCGGAAGCAGCCATCAAAGAAGCCGGTAAACTAGGTGTTGAAGGAAAAGAATATGTGGTGGAAGACGGCGACATCATGCACTTCCGCTTTAACGTATAA
- the dtd gene encoding D-aminoacyl-tRNA deacylase → MRAVIQRVSHASVTINGNCKSAIKEGLLVLVGIEEADGQEDIEWLCKKIVNLRIFDDENGVMNKSVLDVDGEILVISQFTLHASTKKGNRPSYIKAAKHEVSVPLYETFCDELSISLGKQVGTGEFGAEMKVELLNNGPVTIWMDTKNKE, encoded by the coding sequence ATGAGAGCTGTAATACAACGCGTAAGTCATGCGTCTGTTACAATCAACGGCAACTGCAAATCTGCTATAAAGGAAGGATTGCTTGTATTGGTTGGTATTGAAGAAGCAGACGGGCAGGAAGACATAGAATGGCTATGTAAAAAGATAGTAAATCTGAGGATTTTTGACGATGAAAATGGAGTGATGAACAAGTCTGTGCTAGATGTTGATGGAGAAATTCTTGTAATAAGCCAGTTTACGCTTCATGCATCGACTAAAAAGGGGAATCGCCCTTCGTACATCAAGGCGGCAAAACACGAGGTTTCCGTGCCTCTTTACGAGACTTTCTGCGATGAATTAAGCATCTCTCTGGGAAAGCAGGTAGGAACCGGCGAGTTTGGTGCAGAAATGAAAGTTGAATTGCTTAACAACGGTCCGGTAACAATCTGGATGGACACTAAAAACAAGGAATAA
- a CDS encoding alpha/beta hydrolase family protein, with the protein MKNLLITLCLFSFFSLPISAQQAQSQDYLPYGVEKNMPTSYQKMKETLTYPMAWGNSPIKDFNKWKKAARNVLFSCLAPAPPTAPFDMKVLEKEQRNGYEARKIVLNISKFDRIPAYLLIPNKGKGPYPAVVMLHDHGAKFSIGKEKMVRPFGVSPEVLADADKWAVQCYDSVYVGDYFAAHGYVVLSIDALFWGERGRKEGVNYETQQALACNLMQMGYNWCGVITFDDIRSVDFLASLPEVDANRIGTLGFSMGAHRAWMLSAATDKVKAGAAICWMNTTDSLMSLTNNQNKGGSAWSMLVPGIRNYMDYPDVAALACPKPMLFFNGLRDKLFPVNGVKDAYKSLHSTWNSQKADSKLVTKLWDGPHFFSKDMQKETLDFFDKFLKK; encoded by the coding sequence ATGAAAAATCTACTTATTACACTTTGTTTATTCTCGTTTTTCAGTTTGCCGATATCAGCGCAACAGGCTCAATCACAAGACTATCTGCCCTACGGAGTAGAAAAGAATATGCCTACATCTTATCAAAAGATGAAAGAAACACTCACCTACCCTATGGCTTGGGGAAACTCTCCTATAAAAGATTTCAATAAGTGGAAAAAGGCTGCTCGTAATGTACTTTTCTCTTGTCTGGCCCCTGCCCCTCCCACTGCACCTTTCGATATGAAAGTGCTTGAGAAAGAGCAAAGAAATGGATACGAAGCACGAAAAATAGTGCTAAATATATCAAAGTTCGACCGCATTCCTGCTTATTTACTGATTCCCAATAAAGGAAAAGGCCCTTACCCTGCCGTTGTGATGCTGCACGATCACGGTGCTAAGTTCTCCATTGGTAAGGAAAAGATGGTAAGACCATTCGGCGTTTCACCCGAAGTACTGGCCGATGCGGATAAATGGGCGGTTCAATGTTACGATAGTGTCTATGTAGGCGACTATTTTGCGGCTCATGGCTACGTAGTTCTCTCCATTGATGCACTGTTTTGGGGTGAAAGAGGACGAAAAGAAGGTGTAAATTATGAAACCCAACAAGCACTTGCCTGCAACTTGATGCAGATGGGATATAACTGGTGTGGCGTTATTACATTCGACGATATCAGAAGCGTTGATTTTCTTGCCTCATTGCCCGAGGTAGATGCCAATAGAATTGGCACACTTGGTTTCTCAATGGGCGCTCACCGTGCCTGGATGCTTTCCGCTGCAACAGATAAAGTGAAAGCAGGAGCCGCCATTTGCTGGATGAACACCACCGATTCCTTGATGTCATTAACCAATAACCAGAATAAAGGCGGCAGTGCTTGGTCGATGCTTGTGCCTGGAATCCGAAACTATATGGATTACCCCGATGTGGCCGCCCTGGCTTGTCCAAAGCCTATGCTCTTCTTTAACGGGCTCCGCGACAAGTTATTTCCTGTAAATGGTGTAAAAGATGCTTATAAAAGTCTGCATTCCACGTGGAACAGCCAGAAGGCAGATAGCAAACTTGTAACTAAATTATGGGATGGCCCTCACTTCTTTAGCAAAGATATGCAGAAAGAAACACTGGATTTCTTCGATAAATTTCTGAAAAAATAG